From a region of the Cyprinus carpio isolate SPL01 chromosome B21, ASM1834038v1, whole genome shotgun sequence genome:
- the cb21h18orf54 gene encoding lung adenoma susceptibility protein 2 isoform X1, which translates to MASEDGLMSPESSVTSLLATSGLLQSSLRPEPVPSIKYRDRHYISASEALDAYITDFQRSLRDAETTTGKLELPKERTKPHPRNRDVLKTSLTDEELIFLNIPVRNRDSDRLSMTTDDLLALPDDGSLPVTRTSALLSHSGSFPLGLSFNSSSRSHSRSIMSHKSSIRRPIPADDLLMDSLRSHRQAPPPNMPPTNRALPPDTPRSSHLPRWMTSQKSEMDFSGMTSVPELKYPVWLRQCDGSSDGQQSDRPLPPGVPSWVGDLEESSGERQSDTRGQRGVRGHAGDPYGSQSTDQSSLRDLRLQFEQKLQAAQRGPVHEGPLFKDDKIGSLIFRAEQMLNSSSFALCEPVKEHNSSGDTEDALDADRSWDNPPVTFKSPVPVGGADEPPAPEELQRSKSAASCSSGYSSRKHPGPVEALKHMLFRLQAVEHKISQSHATTASSAAQLERDTPEPVPQQETEETDLGNVESLQRSGGALHHLDRLKTLVDDMNERKASAEDDGTDCTDTPAANITDWARINKRL; encoded by the exons ATGGCGTCTGAAGACGGTCTGATGTCTCCCGAGTCCAGCGTCACGTCGCTGCTGGCCACTTCTGGACTCCTGCAGAGCTCCTTGCGTCCGGAGCCCGTCCCCAGCATCAAATACAGAGACAGACACTACATCTCTGCGTCAGAGGCGCTGGACGCTTACATCACTGACTTCCAGAGGAGTCTGCGAGACGCTGAGACCACGACCGGGAAACTAGAGCTGCCCAAAGAGAGGACAAAACCTCATCCCAGAAACAGAGACG TACTGAAGACGAGTCTGACAGATGAAGAGCTGATCTTCCTGAACATTCCCGTCCGGAACAGAGACTCGGACCGGCTCAGTATGACCACTGATGACCTCCTGGCTCTCCCAGATGACGGCTCTCTCCCCGTGACCCGCACCTCGGCCCTCCTCTCCCACTCTGGGAGCTTTCCGTTGGGATTGAGCTTCAACTCTAGCTCCCGGTCACACTCCCGGTCCATTATGTCCCATAAAAGCTCCATAAGGCGTCCCATCCCTGCGGATGATTTACTGATGGACAGTTTGCGGTCACACCGTCAAGCTCCTCCCCCCAACATGCCACCGACCAATCGGGCGCTTCCACCCGACACGCCCAGATCCAGTCATCTCCCGCGCTGGATGACCAGCCAGAAATCCGAAATGGATTTTTCCGGGATGACCAGCGTTCCTGAGCTGAAGTATCCGGTGTGGCTGAGACAGTGTGACGGATCCTCAGACGGCCAGCAGAGCGATCGTCCTCTTCCTCCAGGAGTTCCTTCATGGGTCGGAGACCTGGAGGAGTCCAGTGGAGAACGGCAGTCAGACACTAGAGGTCAGCGAGGTGTCAGAGGTCACGCAGGAGATCCGTATGGATCCCAGTCCACCGATCAGAGCAGTCTGAGAGATCTGCGTTTACAGTTTGAGCAGAAACTCCAGGCAGCACAGAGAGGACCGGTTCATGAAGGACCACTTTTCAAAG ATGATAAGATTGGTTCTCTGATCTTCAGAGCCGAGCAGATGTTAAACTCGTCTTCGTTTGCTCTCTGTGAGCCGGTGAAGGAGCACAACAGTTCAGGAGATACGGAGGACGCTCTGGACGCGGACCGATCCTGGGACAATCCACCTGTGACGTT TAAATCTCCAGTGCCAGTGGGTGGCGCTGATGAACCTCCAGCACCTGAGGAACTTCAGCGGAGCAAG TCTGCAGCTTCCTGTTCATCAGGATACAGCAGCCGGAAGCATCCTGGTCCGGTGGAGGCACTCAAACACATGCTGTTCCGCCTGCAGGCCGTCGAGCACAAGATCAGCCAATCACACGCCACCACTGCATCTTCAGCCGCACAGCTGGAGAGAGACACACCGGAGCCG gttCCTCAGCAGGAAACAGAAGAAACTGATCTGGGAAATGTGGAGTCATTACAGAGGTCAGGAGG AGCTCTTCATCACCTGGACCGACTGAAAACACTTGTGGACGACATGAACGAGAGGAAGGCCAGCGCAGAGGATGATGGGACAGATTGTACAGACACTCCTGCAGCTAATATCACAGACTGGGCCAGAATCAATAAACGCTTGTGA
- the cb21h18orf54 gene encoding lung adenoma susceptibility protein 2 isoform X2 → MASEDGLMSPESSVTSLLATSGLLQSSLRPEPVPSIKYRDRHYISASEALDAYITDFQRSLRDAETTTGKLELPKERTKPHPRNRDVLKTSLTDEELIFLNIPVRNRDSDRLSMTTDDLLALPDDGSLPVTRTSALLSHSGSFPLGLSFNSSSRSHSRSIMSHKSSIRRPIPADDLLMDSLRSHRQAPPPNMPPTNRALPPDTPRSSHLPRWMTSQKSEMDFSGMTSVPELKYPVWLRQCDGSSDGQQSDRPLPPGVPSWVGDLEESSGERQSDTRGQRGVRGHAGDPYGSQSTDQSSLRDLRLQFEQKLQAAQRGPVHEGPLFKDDKIGSLIFRAEQMLNSSSFALCEPVKEHNSSGDTEDALDADRSWDNPPVTFKSPVPVGGADEPPAPEELQRSKSAASCSSGYSSRKHPGPVEALKHMLFRLQAVEHKISQSHATTASSAAQLERDTPEPVPQQETEETDLGNVESLQRALHHLDRLKTLVDDMNERKASAEDDGTDCTDTPAANITDWARINKRL, encoded by the exons ATGGCGTCTGAAGACGGTCTGATGTCTCCCGAGTCCAGCGTCACGTCGCTGCTGGCCACTTCTGGACTCCTGCAGAGCTCCTTGCGTCCGGAGCCCGTCCCCAGCATCAAATACAGAGACAGACACTACATCTCTGCGTCAGAGGCGCTGGACGCTTACATCACTGACTTCCAGAGGAGTCTGCGAGACGCTGAGACCACGACCGGGAAACTAGAGCTGCCCAAAGAGAGGACAAAACCTCATCCCAGAAACAGAGACG TACTGAAGACGAGTCTGACAGATGAAGAGCTGATCTTCCTGAACATTCCCGTCCGGAACAGAGACTCGGACCGGCTCAGTATGACCACTGATGACCTCCTGGCTCTCCCAGATGACGGCTCTCTCCCCGTGACCCGCACCTCGGCCCTCCTCTCCCACTCTGGGAGCTTTCCGTTGGGATTGAGCTTCAACTCTAGCTCCCGGTCACACTCCCGGTCCATTATGTCCCATAAAAGCTCCATAAGGCGTCCCATCCCTGCGGATGATTTACTGATGGACAGTTTGCGGTCACACCGTCAAGCTCCTCCCCCCAACATGCCACCGACCAATCGGGCGCTTCCACCCGACACGCCCAGATCCAGTCATCTCCCGCGCTGGATGACCAGCCAGAAATCCGAAATGGATTTTTCCGGGATGACCAGCGTTCCTGAGCTGAAGTATCCGGTGTGGCTGAGACAGTGTGACGGATCCTCAGACGGCCAGCAGAGCGATCGTCCTCTTCCTCCAGGAGTTCCTTCATGGGTCGGAGACCTGGAGGAGTCCAGTGGAGAACGGCAGTCAGACACTAGAGGTCAGCGAGGTGTCAGAGGTCACGCAGGAGATCCGTATGGATCCCAGTCCACCGATCAGAGCAGTCTGAGAGATCTGCGTTTACAGTTTGAGCAGAAACTCCAGGCAGCACAGAGAGGACCGGTTCATGAAGGACCACTTTTCAAAG ATGATAAGATTGGTTCTCTGATCTTCAGAGCCGAGCAGATGTTAAACTCGTCTTCGTTTGCTCTCTGTGAGCCGGTGAAGGAGCACAACAGTTCAGGAGATACGGAGGACGCTCTGGACGCGGACCGATCCTGGGACAATCCACCTGTGACGTT TAAATCTCCAGTGCCAGTGGGTGGCGCTGATGAACCTCCAGCACCTGAGGAACTTCAGCGGAGCAAG TCTGCAGCTTCCTGTTCATCAGGATACAGCAGCCGGAAGCATCCTGGTCCGGTGGAGGCACTCAAACACATGCTGTTCCGCCTGCAGGCCGTCGAGCACAAGATCAGCCAATCACACGCCACCACTGCATCTTCAGCCGCACAGCTGGAGAGAGACACACCGGAGCCG gttCCTCAGCAGGAAACAGAAGAAACTGATCTGGGAAATGTGGAGTCATTACAGAG AGCTCTTCATCACCTGGACCGACTGAAAACACTTGTGGACGACATGAACGAGAGGAAGGCCAGCGCAGAGGATGATGGGACAGATTGTACAGACACTCCTGCAGCTAATATCACAGACTGGGCCAGAATCAATAAACGCTTGTGA
- the LOC109059757 gene encoding vitelline membrane outer layer protein 1-like has translation MHHFMMFSLLVITGLQVSVESAGIRSERSIDRYYRSELTVPNGGGWGSWGHREMCPAGTYAAGFSLRVEDPIQGDDTALNGIRLHCVASKGSSDSYRDYSSVQSDVGSWGRWTDIKWCPSGFLTAFQLRVERSQGDGDDTAANNILFRCSQGTLQGDGTNWGDWGTWSQTCEGKGICGLKTRIEVPQGRGDDTALNDVIMYCCD, from the exons ATGCATCACTTCATGATGTTTTCACTGCTAGTCATTACTGGGCTGCAGGTGAGTGTCGAGTCCGCAGGAATACGTTCTGAGAGAAGCATCGACAGATATTACAGATCGGAGCTGACCGTGCCGaatggagggggctgggggtcgTGGGGTCACAGGGAAATGTGTCCAGCTGGAACGTACGCTGCAGGATTCAGTCTAAGG gtggaAGATCCTATTCAAGGGGATGACACTGCACTCAATGGGATTCGTCTTCACTGCGTTGCGTCTAAAGGCTCATCAGACTCGTATCGTGACTACTCCTCAGTTCAGTCAGATGTAGGCAG CTGGGGTCGGTGGACAGATATCAAATGGTGTCCTTCTGGATTCTTGACCGCTTTTCAGCTGAGAGTTGAACGCTCTCAAGGAGATGGCGACGATACGGCCGCAAACAACATCCT GTTCAGATGCAGTCAAGGGACTTTACAGGGTGACGGCACAAACTGGGGCGACTGGGGCACCTGGAGTCAAACATGTGAAGGAAAAGGGATTTGTGGTCTCAAGACACGGATAGAAGTGCCTCAAGGACGAGGAGATGACACCGCTCTCAATGACGTGATCATGTACTGCTGTGATTAA
- the LOC109059724 gene encoding vitelline membrane outer layer protein 1-like, which produces MHHSISMMFSLLVITGLQVSVESAGIRFERSINRHYRSELTVKNGGGWGSWGHREMCPAGTYAAGFSLRVEDPVGPREDDTALNGIRLHCVYTPSLYHHYSSVQSDVGSWGRWTEIRWCPSGFLKAFQLRVEPSQGNDDDTAANNIIFQCSQGTLHGDGTNWGNWGTWSQTCEGKGICGIKTRIEVPQGRGDDTSLNDVIMYCCD; this is translated from the exons ATGCATCACTCAATTTCCATGATGTTTTCACTGCTAGTCATTACTGGGCTGCAGGTGAGCGTAGAGTCTGCAGGAATACGTTTTGAGCGAAGCATCAACAGACATTACAGATCGGAGCTGACTGTGAAGAATGGAGGGGGATGGGGGTCGTGGGGTCACAGGGAAATGTGTCCAGCTGGAACGTACGCCGCAGGATTCAGTCTAAGG gtgGAAGATCCTGTTGGACCTAGAGAGGATGACACTGCACTCAACGGGATTCGCCTTCACTGTGTTTACACGCCAAGCTTGTATCACCACTACTCCTCAGTTCAGTCAGATGTAGGCAG CTGGGGTCGATGGACAGAAATCAGATGGTGTCCTTCTGGATTCTTGAAGGCTTTTCAGCTGAGAGTTGAACCTTCTCAAGGAAATGATGACGATACGGCCGCAAACAACATCAT CTTCCAATGCAGTCAAGGGACTTTACACGGTGATGGCACAAACTGGGGCAACTGGGGCACCTGGAGTCAAACATGTGAAGGAAAAGGGATTTGTGGTATCAAGACACGGATAGAAGTGCCTCAAGGACGAGGAGACGACACCTCTCTCAATGACGTGATCATGTACTGCTGTGACTAA
- the LOC109059755 gene encoding vitelline membrane outer layer protein 1-like, whose product MHHFISVMISLLVITGLQGSVESVRRRMKRSSDRYYRSELTVPNGGGWGSWGQREMCPAGTYAAGFSLRVEDPVGREDDTALNGIRLHCIESKALSDLYRSYSTVQSDVGSWGRWTEIKWCPSGFLTAFQLRVERSQGDGDDTAANNIMFRCSQGTLQGDCTNWGDWGTWSLTCEGKGICGLKTRIEVPQGRGDDTSLNDVIMYCCD is encoded by the exons ATGCATCACTTCATTTCTGTGATGATTTCACTGCTAGTCATTACTGGGCTGCAGGGGAGCGTCGAGTCCGTAAGAAGACGTATGAAGCGAAGTTCTGACCGATATTACAGATCGGAGCTGACCGTGCCGaatggagggggctgggggtcgTGGGGTCAGAGGGAAATGTGTCCAGCTGGAACGTACGCCGCAGGATTCAGTCTAAGG GTGGAAGATCCTGTTGGTCGAGAGGATGACACTGCACTCAACGGGATTCGTCTTCACTGCATTGAATCTAAAGCTTTATCAGACTTGTATCGCAGCTACTCCACAGTTCAGTCAGATGTAGGCAG ctggGGTCGGTGGACAGAGATCAAATGGTGTCCTTCTGGATTCTTGACTGCTTTTCAGCTGAGAGTTGAACGCTCTCAAGGAGATGGTGACGATACGGCCGCAAACAACATCAT GTTCAGATGCAGTCAAGGGACTTTACAGGGTGACTGCACAAACTGGGGCGATTGGGGCACCTGGAGTCTAACATGTGAAGGAAAAGGGATTTGTGGTCTCAAGACACGGATAGAAGTGCCTCAAGGACGAGGAGACGACACCTCTCTCAATGATGTGATCATGTACTGCTGTGACTAA
- the LOC109059752 gene encoding vitelline membrane outer layer protein 1-like, with protein sequence MHHFMMFSLLVITGLQGSVESAGIRSERSIDRDYRSELTVPNGGSWGSWGRREMCPVGTYAAGFSLKVEDPINGDDTALNGIRLHCIQSSSHSHRSYSSVQSDVGSWGRWTDIKWCPSGFLASFQLRVESYQGNNDDTAANNILFRCSRGSFLKGGGTNWGDWGTWSERCEGKGICGLKTRIEVPQGAGDDTALNDVRMYCCD encoded by the exons ATGCATCACTTCATGATGTTTTCACTGCTAGTCATTACTGGGCTGCAGGGGAGCGTTGAGTCCGCAGGAATACGTTCTGAGAGAAGCATCGACAGAGATTACAGATCGGAGCTGACTGTGCCGAATGGAGGGAGCTGGGGGTCGTGGGGTCGGAGGGAAATGTGTCCAGTTGGAACGTATGCTGCAGGGTTCAGTCTAAAG gtggaAGATCCTATTAATGGGGATGATACTGCACTCAATGGGATTCGCCTTCACTGCATTCAAAGCTCATCACACTCGCATCGCAGCTACTCCTCAGTTCAGTCAGATGTAGGCAG ctggggTCGGTGGACAGATATCAAATGGTGTCCTTCTGGATTCTTGGCTTCTTTTCAGCTGAGAGTTGAATCTTATCAAGGAAATAATGACGATACGGCTGCAAACAACATCCT GTTCAGATGCAGTCGAGGGTCTTTCCTGAAGGGTGGCGGCACAAACTGGGGCGACTGGGGCACCTGGAGTGAAAGATGTGAAGGAAAAGGGATTTGTGGTCTCAAGACACGGATAGAAGTGCCTCAAGGAGCTGGAGATGACACCGCTCTCAATGACGTGCGCATGTACTGCTGTGACTAA